The Ipomoea triloba cultivar NCNSP0323 chromosome 13, ASM357664v1 genomic interval AAGTTAATTTTGCTTAAGGTGAAGAAGAAATGAGAACTCAAGAGATGACAAGTATTCTTAATGACATTGCTTCAAGTTTGATGGCAGCTAAATATTCTTCTTAGACTTATtttatatcataattatttattatgatatagacttgtttttcaatttgaaaTGTATTGTTCATTTGAATTCATGTTTTTTGCTATATTGTTATTTattcactttttaaaatattaaatatatgaataatttatagtttctaaatggttataattattctaaaattattaaccataacaatttaaaaaaaaaaaagcaatacaCTAATGTCCttatatgtcattttacatgttaaccactaatctaaacagctaatttttaCGAAACATCTTTTACAATCCACTAACATAATTCgttggtcaaacccgctaatacaatatgctatttgataaccgctaatcgcgctgataaccaaacaaactCATAATATTAGGTGGGCCAAACCCAACCTCCAAAATTGcatcaattataaatataatagatacttagatagatagatatagtaacagataattatatattaatgacGAATAGGGAAATGAAACTTAAGCTTTTAACATAATCCTTTAGTATAACAAAGTATGGATGTCACtatctatttttatttgtagtGTTACAAGATATTTTTTGACATTATAAAATttctctaaaataaaaatatataatatgttaaaaaattttgaaaaatacaaaatttataattaaatttaaacattttatgtagtttattttatttatttttttaaattttaagataatttgtgaaacaatatttaaaactattataaatatttttgttaattatattggATAAAATTTAGTCCATAAAAATTTGAGACGAAAAGGCGGGTTGAGCCGTAAGTGCATGGTCCTCCGACCCGAAAACGCCCATTGTCATCCTTTTAATGAACAGTgacattaaaacaaaaaagtgcAACAATCAAAGCGTGATGTACAACAAAGATGCAGATTATCTTCTCAGAGAATTTCAAAGGCGGTACTCACACGCACATGGTCTAATTGACCCTTCTCCCCCTGCCCTGACATCCGCCAACCACTCATTCTCTCATCCCCAAACCCcccaaaaataaatgaaaaatagaaatataaataaacaaaaataaaaaccaaaaaccctaaattaaaaagcaaaaattatattcactaatttttgaaatttccaAAAACAGCTTCGCTTCTGCTTCTGGATTCACATTCTGACATTTTTCCTTGGCGATTTTGGAGGGTGACGAATTATTATGGGGTGAATAATCCTTTGGGGGAATCGAACGAAAGCTTTGTTTTGGCCTGTGATGGAGTGGGATAGCAACTCGGATTTCAGCGGGGACGAGGAGAATTTgggggaggaagaggaggaagaggagaGGTTAGGGTTCTTGTTCAGCAGCGATGCCGCCGGTGGCACGCCGCTTCCTTTTCCGGTAGACTCGCTTCTTCAGCCGGCGCCTTGCGGTTTCGTTGTCTCCGACGCCCTCGAGCCGGACCACCCCATTATTTATGTTAATTCCGTGTTTGAGATGGTTACTGGTTACAGAGCTGAAGAGGTTCTCGGCCGAAACTGGTGAGTCTTAACGTTTAATTTGTAGAATACGATTTACTCTACTCTGAATTCTGGAAAGTAAGAATTGGAACGAGGATTGAAATGAATTTTGGGGTGTAATTTGCCTCAGTTATTTGTTCTTCACTAGGTAGAGCGAATAGTGGAAATGGGAAATCGTTAATGTGAATTCTTTCTTATTGCATCCAAAGAAGGGGGATTCTGTATTTGATGGTTGAGAGTTTTAGGTTGTTTAGCTATATGTGCCCAATTGGCCTTCTTCAGGACAAAGAACATAGCTATTTCTATGGTATTATGGTTTTCAATGCCAAACCGAGAACTCTCACTATTTGGAACGATAAAGCTTGCCCTTCCCCCTGATTTCTTTATAATTTGTTAtctaattattgttattttgtCTAATTTATCCAGATAGTCTAGGTTTTGTTGTGGTGATTTTTAGGTATACCTCTGTAGTATTCGATCAATAGTTTTGCTGCTGCATAATTATAGGTTTTATTCTGCGGTTCTTTACTGTTTCAAGGCAGAACTTATCTGACTGGCTGAATACCCTTTTTGCCCTTTTGTTATTTGGGAACTTCTAATTTCTCTACACAAACAGATCATATGTAGGGATCCTGTGTTCTTCAATATTTGCCTATTCCATTTCTGATGAGTTGATTACCTATATTCAGTTTCTCATGGTTGTTTGTTGCAAAATATTGGCACtgcaatattaaattaaacctCTAAAGGATGGTGAAGTTTCAGAAATGGGTAAAGAAGTTTGTATTTCACAGTATACGTAAGATTCACATTTCAACAAATTGATAGAATGGTACAACTATATTAACCAGAGTTGTCATATTATCAAAATGTAATAGTGGGCATATACCTGGAGCCCTGGAGGACATGGGTATTTCGCATGGATCTGTCAAAACTCAAAACCTTTGGAACTTACCAGAATTTAGCATTTGAGCTTACTCATGACTGATGTATACCAAAATCTGATTAGATAACTTAATTCTGGGTAACAGAGTAATATGCCAGATATCTTTGTGGCTATGGCCTATGGGTATTGAACAACACGATTCACTTCATATTGTGGATAATGGCAGAAATTTAGATTTTAGAGTTAtggttatatatacatacttacatgtatgtgtgtgtgtgccaGTGTGTCTATATAATTCACTAAACTCAGTTTGAAAATGAGTGTCAAAACATAATACTTGAGTTTATACTTAGGCTCAGAATTGAAAACAATGTTGAGCCAATCAACTTGAGTGCACAATATTCTAATGCAGTTAAACATCTATATGGGAACAGCCTAATCACTGCCTTACAATTTACAAGATAAAGCTGATGCAAAATGTGATTAAGCATTCTTAGGAAGAAACTTTAGAAGAGTATTGTTTTGGATTGCTGAATTAATAGTTCTCCAGTTCATTTTAGGTAAGTGTAATGTAATAAAGCAGTTACTTGTGAACACAATGCATATTCCCATAGTAGTATGTGAATCTATAGTTCTGTAATAGTGATGAGTTGTTGTACAGGAATTTGCTATGAAGGATAACAGCTAAGTTGAGCTATTATCAAAACTGCTGTGTATAAGAATTTTACAATTGTTGTAATAAATCATATTTAGAAGGGATAACTTACATTcctattgctttctttttgcaTTATTTTTGGGGGAGATCCCACAACCCCTTTCCCACTAGTCCCCTCTCTCCATCTTGCTTTTAGGTTACAAACCTCTAGTTTCTTGCAAGGATAAGTTCAATGACATCATAAACATCTTTTACACCATTTTAGGAGAAAAGGGCCTAGTaaatctagggttctgagttaGAGCTTATGTTGGTGTTAACGTAATACCTCAAAGCATTGTACAAATTGCTTGGAAGAGAGCCCAAAGTCCAACTAATGATATTGTGGGTGGAACCATAATTAGTCTCTACTGGGTGGTATGGGAAGTTGGGAGCTTATttcaacatatatttgaaaacaaaatattgGTGTAAGAGAACACAAGTGCTATGTATATATGCTTTTGATAGAGTGCTTTTTGCTTTTGAAAGAAGCTTGTCTAGCCATCCAAAGCAGAGGTAGAGTGCATCTTGCTTATGTTTTCCATAAACCCATTGTGATTTATACATGTGTTCTTGTtgttacaattataattatacttataattattatttcagaAGCCATACTTTATTACTTGTAAGATATTGTtgcaattattttttcaaaattagtctgCTTCAAAAGATCCAAATTCTCGTAAGATGAAGTGGTCTGGTGTGTTTTACTggtattatatttaggctagTGTGTATTTAGCGTATCAAGTTTTTTAGCACTTGAAACAGTTAAATTGCTTGGGAAATGCATTTTAGGTGATGTGTTAATGTGCAATATATGGGCTCAAAGGTACTATCCTTATAAGACTTCAGGGCACCTGCAGGTCCTGTAAATTCTACACAAGCCATGTTAAAATGCCCACTTTTTATGTTTTGGAATTGAATGTGTTCTGCTGCTGAAATGAAGGTTTTCAACATAGAAGATTCTCATTCACCTGGGGAAATAAGTGGTTTTCCTGCCATCGAGGGGTGGGGAAGGAAACACACTACTGaacatttttttccttctcattttATTAAGTGGTTCTTTGGAGGTAGAAGGCATGTTATCTACCAAAATATACAGACACTTGTGAATTGGAGCTGTGTTTTCATTTAATGTTCATTCTATGTTCCTTGCCAATACCAGAATACCTAGAATTTAGTTTATACATTTGTCGTTTTCCATTTGGAAATAGTTTTTTCCAACTATAATAGTCTTATATAATGTAATCAATGGATCTTATATTAGATGCTCTGCATTGATAAAGGGGATGGATGGGTAGGTCCAGGTTGTGAAGCAGATTGCAGTTTTAGGAACTTATGTATTGTTTTTATATGCATGAACTCGGCAGAAAAGTATATCCCAGTTATAGacacattataatttttaaattggcCAAGTATATCTGATTATCTTTCCACCCTTAGTGGATTGAAATTTGTTGGACTATcaaagtctctctctctctctttctctctctctctcccttcttTTGTGCAGTTCTGCAattctatttttaatgtattatggagtactatttTACCTATAGCTATGTATCCACGAACAGTGGTCTCTTTCTACAACTATGAAAAGATACAAATACCGTGTTTGTTAAGACACTAGCATTTTGGAGCTGCATTAGCTCTGAATCTTCCTCCTTGCTCACCAATTCAATTATATCTTTTCAATGTTATGATCTCAAATGTCCTGAATTCAAGTTCCCTTCATGTTATAATAGCTTCTTAGTTTCTCTACTTCTCAAGTCTTCAGTAGCTTGTAACATTTCTTCTGTTCCGTTCTTCTGTATTTTGTCTTATCGTATTCTCTgttaataattttcaatttcttttatttttgttctgcAGTCGGTTTTTGCAATGTAGGGGACCATTTGCTAAAAGAAGGCATCCATTAGTGGACTCTGCTGTAGTTGCTGAAATAAGAAGATGTCTAGTGCAAGGGCTTGAATTCCAAGGAGAgttattaaattttagaaaGGATGGATCTCCATTGATGAATAGACTGCGCATGACCCCTATTTATGGAGATGATGAGACAATCACTCATATTATTGGTATCCAGTTCTTTACAGAAATAAATCTTGATCTTGGTCCACTGCCAGGATCTTCAGTGAAGGAGTCTATAAGATCATCTGATAGGTATCGATCTAGTCTCTCTTCTTTCGGACCATTTTCTGATGGAAACCGGAATATCACTCGTGGAGTTTGTGGGATCTTACAGTTGAGTGATGAAGTCCTGTCTCTAAAGATTCTTTCACGGTTGACACCTAGAGATATTGCATCTTTTGGCTCTGTTTGTAGACGACTCTATGAATTGACAAAAAATGAAGATCTTTGGAGAATGGTTTGTCAGAATGCTTGGGGAAGTGAAACAACACGTGTACTGGAGACAGTACCTGGAGCAAAAAGATTAGGTTGGGGTAGATTGGCAAGGGAATTAACTACACTTGAAGCAGCAGCTTGGAGGAAATTAACTGTTGGAGGTGCTGTTGAACCTTCACGTTGCAACTTCAGTGCTTGTGCAGTTGGGAATCGTGTTGTTCTTTTTGGTGGAGAGGGAGTAAATATGCAGCCCATGAATGATACATTTGTGCTAGACTTGAATTCGAGCAACCCAGAGTGGAAACATGTAAAAGTGAGTTCACCACCTCCTGGCCGTTGGGGTCACACACTTTCTTGTGTGAATGGGTCTCATCTTGTTGTTTTTGGGGGCTGTGGAACTCAAGGCTTACTGAATGATGTATTTGTGTTGGATTTGGATGCCAAGCAGCCCACCTGGCGTGAAATCTCAAGTTTGGCCCCACCACTTCCGAGATCTTGGCACAGCTCCTGCACCCTTGATGGGACCAAGTTGATAGTGTCTGGTGGTTGTGCAGATTCTGGAGTACTTCTGAGCGACACTTTCCTGCTTGATCTTTCCATGGAAAAGCCTGTGTGGCGTGAGATACCTGTAGCATGGACTCCACCTTCCCGTTTGGGTCACACATTATCTGTTTATGGCGGCCGGAAAATCTTGATGTTTGGGGGGCTTGCTAAGAGTGGTCCTCTCCGTTTCCGATCAAGTGATGTATTTACAATGGATCTGAGCGAAGAGCAGCCATGCTGGAGATGTGTGACGGGCAGTGGAATGCCTGGTGCTGGAAATCCTGGAGGCATAGCTCCTCCCCCCAGACTTGATCATGTGGCTGTAAGCCTCCCTGGCGGTAGAATTCTGGTTTTTGGTGGGTCTGTTGCTGGTCTTCACTCGGCCTCTCAGCTCTACATCCTAGACCCTACCGAAGAAAAGCCTACATGGAGGATTTTAAATGTTCCTGGTCGACCTCCAAGATTTGCTTGGGGACACAGTACTTGCGTTGTCGGAGGAACTAGAGCGATAGTCCTTGGAGGTCAAACAGGGGAAGAATGGATGCTAAGTGAGCTGCATGAATTGTCTTTGGCGAGTTCTACCACCATATGAACTAaagaaatattaataatttggaAATGCTGTTGCACAAAAGTCAATGCGATTTTTGTCtgaagaaataaatatttatcttgAGCAAAGCACTTCATGTAAATTGTTTTTGCTTGCTCCAAAACGCCCAACTGATCAGTAAGTATCCTTGAGCTAGTGGTTCCTTTATTTATTCTCTTGAAGCTCATGGGCATTGTGAGTGGTTGGTCTGATCTGAGCATAATTTTGTGAGAGGCTTGTATGAAATAGTGTTTCTTTTGATGCACTTGGAATCATTTACCTTTTTCGGGCTAGCAGTAGTGGATAGAACAGTAGGATATTCTGTGTTTGTAGGTGTAGTCTGTATTCTGTATGTCTATGTGGTGCTTCTTCTTCAGGCTGTGTACTTTGAACACTGGAGGGGTAATATATAAAcacgaggaaaaaaaaaaacaaaaagaagaaaaaaaaaacatagaaggGAGGCAGAGATGTGGAAGCATGGGAATGTGCATTAGGTTTATGCTTTGTTTATTAACAATTCATGCAGTAACATGTTTGTTGTCCCTTGTAGCATTTCACAATGCTTTGCtaacatctctctctctctctctctcctcttccAAATGCATCTCTCTCGTCTACTTTTGGAAATTGTTTGTTGTGTTTCAAACAGATGAGTGAGATGACTCTGCAATAGAAATACAGAGCCtttgtgtaattatattaacattCTCATCAACAAACCCTGTCATAATTCAATGTTTGCTTTCTTGCAATTTCATTGCTtatgttattgttttttttttttttttgaaaggttgCTTATGTTATTGTTATCTTAACATGTGTGCACTTGAGTTTTGGGTATCTTCTTGGGGTGGACTTGGAGATTCTAGCATGTTTACTGTTTCAAGATTATATTTTGAAGGGAAATTGGTCAAATAGGCTACTAAttacacattaaattataattagatCATTGAATAAAGAAAAGTACAATGTTATTGCTCGAACAAGTTAAAATTGTTTAGTTATACTAAATATCCAGTTTCTCAGGTTAACAATTAGTCATCTAGCTTACCTGGCATTGCATTTGGTCAGTGGAAGTTAGGATTTTGGTTTAATGGTATCAAAAGACCTatagacatttttttaaaaaaaaaaaaaaaaaaaaagtcttataGACATCAGTTTGTGGTCACTGcatacttattttattttcattgatatatacttttgtgtgtgtatatatatatgtgtgtatatatatatatatatatatatatatatatatatatatatatatatatatatatatatatatatatagagagagagagagagagagaggcatatacactattaattttaaaaaatggcaTCCATTCCTCTACTAAAACTAAGGCGTATAATTGTCTCGGGACTTGGCGTAGTGATTCGTCATCTAACTTGATGTCACGACTGGAGGATTGGTTGGCTGATTATGCAACTCACTATTTATCCCTACAGTGGTTCTTGAGGTAAGGTTCTGTGGACTTTGTAGGGTTAGGATTAGTTTGACGAAATTAAGGTTACCtaagtattaaataaaataaaataaaataactatggCATATATTACTCTTTCTAatgttttaaataaatactgGAACTAGACAACTATGGTTCTAGGAAATGACATTTTGTTTAACTCTCTAGTTAATTCCTATGATCCTTCTAGACATCTAGTTTTAGTTTAATGTTATTTGCTGTCAGCCTGTCATGAGTCTAGtataaaagtacaattttcGTAGATAATAACCTCATCAAGTTGACCATATTATGGACGCTACTAAAAACTACTGAACTTTCATCTCTTTTTGGTGGATAGaattagagcatccatatcaatggaTTATTTcgtggtttttgaggagtttttgtaagtatgattaggaTAGAGAataggagagaaaaaaaaaagagaaacaatTAAATATCTgacatttgaaattaaaaaaaaaaataaaaatgaagttaattgtcagagtggccgccagctcgCCCCAGCGGG includes:
- the LOC116002091 gene encoding adagio protein 1 produces the protein MEWDSNSDFSGDEENLGEEEEEEERLGFLFSSDAAGGTPLPFPVDSLLQPAPCGFVVSDALEPDHPIIYVNSVFEMVTGYRAEEVLGRNCRFLQCRGPFAKRRHPLVDSAVVAEIRRCLVQGLEFQGELLNFRKDGSPLMNRLRMTPIYGDDETITHIIGIQFFTEINLDLGPLPGSSVKESIRSSDRYRSSLSSFGPFSDGNRNITRGVCGILQLSDEVLSLKILSRLTPRDIASFGSVCRRLYELTKNEDLWRMVCQNAWGSETTRVLETVPGAKRLGWGRLARELTTLEAAAWRKLTVGGAVEPSRCNFSACAVGNRVVLFGGEGVNMQPMNDTFVLDLNSSNPEWKHVKVSSPPPGRWGHTLSCVNGSHLVVFGGCGTQGLLNDVFVLDLDAKQPTWREISSLAPPLPRSWHSSCTLDGTKLIVSGGCADSGVLLSDTFLLDLSMEKPVWREIPVAWTPPSRLGHTLSVYGGRKILMFGGLAKSGPLRFRSSDVFTMDLSEEQPCWRCVTGSGMPGAGNPGGIAPPPRLDHVAVSLPGGRILVFGGSVAGLHSASQLYILDPTEEKPTWRILNVPGRPPRFAWGHSTCVVGGTRAIVLGGQTGEEWMLSELHELSLASSTTI